A single window of Nicotiana sylvestris chromosome 3, ASM39365v2, whole genome shotgun sequence DNA harbors:
- the LOC138887917 gene encoding uncharacterized protein: MDVREAIQLLTQIVANQAQRQGTSDVHETGISRSREFLNMKPLIFTGSKKDEDPQNFIDEVQKIFRVMHATDTKATELVAYRLKDVANTWYETWEESRGEDADPATWKEFIDAFLEHFLPIEILEAKALEFERLR, from the coding sequence ATGGATGTCAGGGAAGCTATCCAGTTGCTCACCCAGATTGTTGCTAATCAGGCTCAAAGGCAAGGAACAAGTGATGTTCATGAGACGGGTATTTCCAGGTCTAGGGAATTTCTCAACATGAAACCTCTCATCTTCACAGGGTCCAAAAAGGATGAGGATCCGCAAAACTTCATTGATGAGGTTCAGAAGATATTTCGAGTGATGCATGCTACAGACACTAAGGCAACAGAGCTTGTTGCGTACCGGCTGAAGGATGTTGCTAACACTTGGTATGAAACATGGGAAGAGTCCCGAGGGGAGGATGCAGATCCAGCGACTTGGAAGGAGTTTATAGATGCATTCCTTGAACACTTTCTACCCATTGAGATCTTGGAAGCTAAGGCTTTGGAGTTTGAGAGGCTGAGATAG
- the LOC138887916 gene encoding uncharacterized protein gives MSVNEYYLKFVSLAKYAPEMVRDMRARVRWFVLGLLDDLFADANIAAQNNDMTITKMVAFVQGNEDRLKEDERLQKEKDREFSKRAKSAGNFSHGGSQAGGSRQFFRKSKSRPAPSSSSSPGHFLRDCPSAKQNNEGNVAQSTNSAAPHNSQAQQGRSAAKSSNAGDGRNRLYALADRQDTDARGDVVIGMLIIFTFDVYALIDPGFTLSYVTPYIAKKSGIEPEKLCEPFEVSTLVGESVIARCIYRGCPVKVHHRLTVADLVELEMLNFDVIMGMD, from the exons ATGAGTGTGAATGAGTACTACCTCAAGTTCGTCTCTCTGGCTAAGTATGCTCCAGAAATGGTACGTGATATGAGGGCCAGAGTTAGGTGGTTTGTGTTGGGGCTTTTAGATGATTTGTTTGCTGATGCTAATATAGCTGCTCAGAATAATGACATGACCATCACTAAGATGGTTGCCTTTGTTCAAGGGAACGAAGACAGGTTAAAAGAAGATGAGCGGCTACAGAAAGAGAAGGACAGGGAATTCAGCAAGAGAGCTAAGTCTGCAGGAAATTTCAGCCATGGGGGATCTCAAGCAGGAGGCAGTCGCCAGTTCTTCAGGAAATCAAAATCAAGACCCGCTCCATCTTCATCTAGTTCACCA GGCCATTTTTTGAGGGATTGTCCATCAGCAAAGCAGAACAATGAAGGCAATGTAGCTCAGTCCACTAATTCAGCAGCCCCTCATAACTCTCAGGCCCAACAAGGGCGCAGTGCAGCAAAGTCTAGTAATGCAGGCGATGGTCGAAACCGCTTGTATGCACTGGCAGACCGTCAGGATACCGATGCTCGTGGAGATGTTGTCATAGGTATGCTAATAATATTCACTTTTGATGTCTATGCTCTTATAGATCCGGGATTCACCCTATCTTATGTAACCCCATATATTGCTAAAAAATCTGGGATAGAACCAGAAAAGTTGTGTGAACCCTTTGAAGTGTCCACTCTAGTTGGAGAATCAGTTATAGCAAGGTGTATCTATAGGGGATGTCCAGTCAAAGTGCATCATCGTCTTACTGTAGCAGACTTAGTAGAATTGGAGATGTTAAACTTTGATGTGATCATGGGCATGGATTAG
- the LOC138887915 gene encoding uncharacterized protein → MKKLEETGPLLPKGRREYNDTDKKAVEKNYSVKKILMCGIGPDEYNRVSACDTAKEIWEALQTAHEGTSQVKQSKIDMLTIEYELFKMKDDENKLVRKILSVLPGSWESKVNVITEAKDLQTLTIDELIGNLKTYEMKKKRQ, encoded by the exons aTGAAGAAACTTGAAGAAACAGGACCATTGTTGCCCAAAGGGAGAAGAGAGTACAACGACACTGACAAGAAAGCTGTAGAAAAGAACTATAGTGTCAAGAAAATCTTGATGTGtggcataggacctgatgagtacaataGAGTATCAGCCTGTgatactgccaaagaaatatgggaagcctTACAAACTGCACACGAAGGAACCAGTCAAGTCAAACAATCCAAGATCGACATGCTCACCATTGAATATGAGCTCTTCaagatgaaggatgatga aaacaagcttgtgaggaaaattctcagtgttctacctgggtcttgggaaagtaaggtaaatgttATCACggaagctaaagatctacagaCTCTGACCATAGATGAGCTGATTGGTAATCTGAAAACATATGagatgaaaaaaaaaagacagtga
- the LOC104243468 gene encoding peroxisomal membrane protein 11-4 translates to MNDTVDKLVIFLAKRDGIDKLVKTFQYVSKLVNWHAEKTYPEFATRAKQWEVASGLSRKAFRSGRFLTGFNALRRSPGTSSGFRLLAVLANSGEMVYFFFDHFLWLSRIGVMDSKYAKRMSFISAFGESVGYVFFIISDFILISRGLKAERKLLTEEEEPKETEGEIKKIRMDRIMRLMAVAANIADLIIALAEIEPNPFCNHTLTLGISGLVSAWAGWYRNWPS, encoded by the coding sequence ATGAATGACACAGTTGACAAGCTAGTAATTTTCTTGGCAAAGAGAGATGGAATTGACAAACTTGTCAAGACATTCCAATACGTATCCAAGCTCGTAAATTGGCACGCTGAGAAAACGTACCCTGAATTTGCCACTAGAGCTAAGCAATGGGAAGTTGCATCTGGCCTCAGTCGAAAAGCTTTCCGAAGTGGTCGATTCCTCACTGGATTCAATGCCCTACGAAGGAGCCCCGGCACGTCCTCAGGTTTCAGATTGCTAGCAGTTCTTGCCAATTCAGGAGAGATGGTCTATTTCTTCTTTGACCATTTTCTCTGGCTGTCGCGAATCGGAGTTATGGATTCTAAATATGCAAAAAGGATGAGCTTTATTTCTGCATTTGGTGAGTCTGTTGGATACGTGTTTTTCATTATCTCGGATTTTATTCTCATTTCAAGGGGCCTAAAAGCAGAAAGGAAGCTTTTGACTGAAGAGGAGGAGCCTAAGGAAACAGAAGGAGAAATCAAGAAAATTAGAATGGATAGGATTATGAGATTGATGGCTGTGGCAGCTAATATAGCTGACCTTATAATTGCCTTGGCTGAAATTGAACCAAATCCATTCTGCAACCATACTCTTACTTTAGGCATTAGTGGCTTAGTTTCTGCATGGGCTGGTTGGTATAGAAACTGGCCCTCGTGA